Proteins co-encoded in one Juglans regia cultivar Chandler chromosome 16, Walnut 2.0, whole genome shotgun sequence genomic window:
- the LOC109020586 gene encoding uncharacterized protein LOC109020586 — MHDFRSALDYCQLKSLDTMGSNFTWSNLREGGDLIQERLDRFTSTIDWLEQYPCCKIRNIPMSVSNHSFLLLNTMDMGCYVSNPVRLFKFEAMWVGTRGCETTIEKTWDLHKTAPSVETLKHCGSGLRVWSRCHFGNIRRDLDAKWRKLALLQDSPIPSHQAMCKVKKDINYLLEKEELMWRQ; from the coding sequence ATGCATGATTTTCGATCTGCTTTGGATTATTGTCAGTTGAAGAGTCTTGATACAATGGGTTCAAATTTTACATGGAGCAATTTGAGGGAAGGGGGAGATTTAATACAAGAAAGATTGGATCGTTTTACCAGTACCATCGATTGGCTTGAACAATATCCTTGCTGTAAAATCAGAAATATTCCTATGTCTGTATCTAACCATAGTTTTCTGCTTTTGAATACTATGGATATGGGTTGTTATGTGTCTAATCCGGTtcgtttatttaaatttgaggcTATGTGGGTAGGCACGAGGGGATGTGAGACAACAATTGAGAAAACATGGGATTTGCATAAAACAGCTCCTTCAGTTGAGACATTGAAGCATTGTGGGTCTGGTTTAAGAGTTTGGAGTCGTTGTCATTTTGGTAATATACGGAGAGATTTGGATGCTAAGTGGAGGAAACTTGCTTTACTTCAAGACTCTCCCATACCTTCCCACCAAGCCATGTGTAAGGTGAAGAAGGATATTAATTATTTGCTGGAAAAGGAGGAGTTGATGTGGAGACAGTGA